One window from the genome of Mycolicibacterium gadium encodes:
- a CDS encoding VOC family protein, which translates to MIDHFGINCANWDASKAFYDKVLGVLGYTRQMDYQVAIGYGTEGKPDFWIADMNAGEAAGPNREVHFAFQASGTDAVQAFYDAAIEAGAESLHAPRIWPEYHPGYFGAFVRDPDGNNIEAVFHGAQPQG; encoded by the coding sequence GTGATTGACCACTTCGGAATCAACTGTGCTAACTGGGATGCGTCGAAGGCCTTCTACGACAAGGTCCTCGGAGTGCTCGGATACACCCGCCAGATGGACTATCAGGTCGCCATCGGCTACGGCACCGAGGGCAAACCCGATTTCTGGATCGCCGACATGAATGCGGGCGAGGCGGCCGGGCCCAACCGTGAGGTGCACTTCGCATTTCAGGCCTCCGGCACCGACGCCGTCCAGGCGTTTTACGACGCCGCGATCGAGGCCGGCGCCGAATCCCTGCATGCGCCGCGGATATGGCCGGAATATCACCCCGGCTACTTCGGGGCATTCGTGCGCGACCCCGACGGCAACAACATCGAGGCGGTCTTCCACGGGGCGCAGCCGCAGGGCTGA
- a CDS encoding zinc-binding alcohol dehydrogenase family protein, which translates to MTTMTAIGAFATKSVDDDESLQDVTVDVPELRSRDVLVRVLAVSVNPADVKVRAGLQPSSDPVILGYDATGIVEAVGPQVETLHVGDEVWYAGDLTRPGSNAEFQAVDERVVSHKPTSLSFADAAALPLTTITAWETLFDRFGLTKDSTGDLLVLAAAGGVGSIMIQLAKALTSVRVIATASREESRRWAEKMGADAVINHHRLRDEALAVAPDGVDYLFSPHSKGNISDYAAIVKPFGHITAIDEPPGLDLLELKEKSIAWHWELMFTRSMFETPDMIEQQRLLADTAALVDDGTLRTTVTKTIEGFTAAGLREAHRDVETGRMTGKVVVTR; encoded by the coding sequence ATGACGACGATGACAGCGATCGGGGCTTTCGCCACGAAGTCGGTCGATGACGACGAATCCCTGCAGGACGTCACTGTCGACGTACCCGAGCTCCGTTCTCGCGACGTGCTGGTCCGTGTCCTCGCGGTTTCGGTCAACCCCGCCGACGTCAAGGTGCGCGCCGGTCTGCAGCCGTCGTCGGATCCCGTGATTCTGGGATACGACGCCACCGGGATCGTGGAAGCCGTTGGGCCGCAAGTGGAAACGTTGCACGTCGGTGACGAAGTCTGGTACGCAGGCGACCTCACCCGGCCGGGCAGCAACGCCGAGTTCCAGGCGGTCGACGAGCGCGTCGTCTCGCACAAGCCGACGTCGCTGTCGTTCGCCGATGCGGCCGCACTGCCGCTGACGACGATCACCGCGTGGGAGACGCTGTTCGACCGCTTTGGTTTGACGAAGGACTCCACGGGCGACCTGCTGGTACTGGCCGCGGCGGGCGGCGTCGGCTCGATCATGATCCAGTTGGCCAAGGCGCTGACCAGCGTCCGGGTGATTGCGACGGCCAGCCGTGAGGAGTCGCGTCGATGGGCCGAGAAGATGGGCGCCGATGCCGTCATCAACCACCACCGACTGCGCGATGAGGCACTGGCCGTGGCGCCCGACGGTGTCGACTATCTCTTCTCGCCGCACTCGAAGGGCAACATCTCCGACTACGCCGCGATCGTCAAACCGTTCGGCCACATCACCGCGATCGATGAACCGCCCGGTCTGGACCTTCTCGAGTTGAAGGAGAAGAGCATCGCGTGGCACTGGGAGCTGATGTTCACCCGCTCGATGTTCGAGACACCCGACATGATCGAGCAGCAGCGGTTGCTGGCCGACACCGCGGCCCTCGTCGACGACGGCACGCTTCGCACCACCGTCACCAAGACCATCGAGGGATTCACCGCCGCCGGCCTTCGTGAGGCGCACCGCGATGTCGAGACCGGGCGGATGACAGGCAAGGTCGTCGTCACCCGCTGA
- a CDS encoding endonuclease domain-containing protein codes for MDVAVASAANCLGAEGLVVVLDSMLHKRMIDMADAKSIVAASRFAHLNLAQRCDPRSESGTETMIRLRLRAEGIQLRTQVVIPEVGRVDFLVGNRLIIEADSREHHLAKYQVDRTRDRVATGLGYLVIRLTYEDVVDGWGVVIEDIRAVIRRRGHRRPITTSA; via the coding sequence ATGGACGTTGCCGTCGCGTCCGCGGCCAACTGCTTGGGAGCGGAGGGGCTGGTTGTCGTCCTGGATTCGATGCTGCACAAACGGATGATCGACATGGCCGACGCGAAATCGATTGTGGCAGCGTCGCGTTTTGCACACCTGAACCTTGCGCAGCGATGCGATCCCCGAAGCGAGTCTGGTACGGAGACCATGATCAGGTTGCGACTGCGGGCTGAGGGGATCCAGCTGCGGACCCAAGTGGTGATCCCGGAAGTGGGTCGCGTCGACTTTCTCGTGGGCAATCGCCTCATCATCGAAGCCGACAGCCGTGAACATCATCTGGCGAAGTACCAAGTGGATCGGACGAGGGACAGGGTCGCGACAGGTCTGGGGTATCTGGTGATTCGGCTGACGTATGAGGATGTTGTCGACGGCTGGGGCGTCGTGATCGAGGACATTCGAGCGGTGATTCGCAGGAGAGGACATCGAAGGCCGATCACAACGTCAGCTTGA
- a CDS encoding pyridoxamine 5'-phosphate oxidase family protein, with protein sequence MSVKVDLDKLADALADFSFGYLITVGDDYRAHTVAVEPVLTEGVFEVGQMGSGTRRNADEHPDVTVIWPPADPGGYTLIVDGRAVVTDDRVTVTPTKAILHRRATSESAATSPDGLHDCLPLKE encoded by the coding sequence ATGAGCGTCAAGGTCGATCTGGACAAACTCGCCGATGCCCTGGCGGACTTCTCGTTCGGATACCTGATCACCGTCGGCGACGACTACCGTGCGCACACCGTCGCCGTCGAGCCGGTGCTCACCGAGGGCGTGTTCGAGGTGGGCCAGATGGGATCGGGCACGCGCCGCAATGCAGATGAGCATCCCGACGTGACCGTCATCTGGCCACCGGCCGACCCCGGCGGATACACGTTGATCGTCGACGGCCGCGCCGTGGTGACCGACGACCGTGTCACGGTCACGCCCACCAAGGCGATCCTGCACCGCAGAGCCACGTCCGAGTCCGCGGCGACGAGCCCCGACGGCCTGCACGACTGCCTGCCGCTCAAGGAGTAG
- a CDS encoding cupin domain-containing protein: MSFWDPRNVPPYPPARYTKDKPEVSARLRLGTDPPDYESFGLVKYHYLANQESTDGDYGLYRVDIAPHGGGPGPHFHRTMSEAFFVLSGTVRLYDGNDWLDGQPNDFLYVPPGGIHGFRNEADAPVSLLMLFAPGAPREAYFEGFAHLADLSDEERVEWFIKNDNHSVE, from the coding sequence ATGTCATTCTGGGATCCGCGAAACGTGCCACCGTATCCGCCGGCCCGCTACACGAAGGACAAGCCGGAGGTCAGTGCCCGGTTGAGGCTGGGTACTGATCCGCCGGACTACGAGTCGTTCGGCCTCGTGAAGTATCACTATCTGGCCAACCAAGAGTCCACCGACGGCGATTACGGGCTGTACCGCGTCGATATCGCCCCCCACGGCGGCGGGCCGGGTCCGCACTTTCACCGCACCATGTCGGAGGCCTTCTTCGTCCTCTCGGGGACCGTGAGGCTCTACGATGGCAACGACTGGCTCGACGGCCAACCGAACGACTTTCTCTACGTGCCGCCGGGCGGCATCCACGGCTTCCGCAATGAGGCCGACGCGCCCGTCTCGCTGCTGATGCTGTTTGCTCCCGGCGCACCCAGAGAGGCCTACTTCGAGGGCTTCGCTCACTTGGCCGACCTGTCCGACGAGGAGCGCGTCGAGTGGTTCATCAAGAACGACAACCACTCCGTCGAATGA
- a CDS encoding TetR/AcrR family transcriptional regulator has protein sequence MTETARPLRADAARNRARVLEVAYETFAGEGLSVPIDEIARRAGVGAGTVYRHFPTKEDLFRAVVEDRIRGIIGEGRNLLTAGDPATALFEFLRSMVLKWGATDRGLSEALAGVGIDVEKAMPEAEREFYAMLGDLLRAAQEAGAVRRDVSAPDVKAVMVGLQAMQTYDDEAAKRLTDVVLDGLRPR, from the coding sequence TTGACGGAGACCGCCCGACCGTTGCGTGCGGACGCCGCCCGCAACCGCGCCCGGGTGCTCGAGGTTGCCTACGAGACCTTCGCGGGCGAGGGGCTCTCGGTGCCCATCGACGAGATCGCCCGGCGGGCGGGCGTCGGGGCGGGCACCGTGTACCGACACTTTCCGACCAAGGAGGACCTGTTCCGGGCCGTCGTGGAGGACAGGATCCGGGGCATCATCGGCGAAGGCCGCAATCTGCTGACGGCCGGCGATCCCGCGACTGCGCTGTTCGAATTCCTGCGGTCGATGGTGTTGAAGTGGGGGGCGACCGATCGTGGTCTCAGCGAGGCGCTCGCGGGCGTCGGTATCGACGTGGAGAAGGCGATGCCAGAGGCGGAACGCGAGTTCTACGCCATGCTCGGCGACCTGCTGCGTGCCGCCCAGGAGGCGGGTGCGGTGCGCCGTGATGTTTCGGCACCGGACGTCAAAGCGGTCATGGTCGGGCTGCAGGCCATGCAAACCTACGACGACGAGGCGGCGAAGCGGCTGACCGACGTCGTCCTGGACGGCCTTCGCCCGCGGTGA
- a CDS encoding SDR family NAD(P)-dependent oxidoreductase, with the protein MSNWNTADIPDQTGRTAVITGANTGLGYETAAALAAKGAHVVLAVRNLEKGKAAARRIEQATAGARVEIQELDLTSLASVRAAADELKSKHDGIDLLINNAGVMFTPKTTTKDGFELQFGTNHLGHFAFTGLLLDRVLAVPGSRVVTVSSTGHRLIEAIRFDDLQWERSYNRFRAYGQSKLANLLFTYELQRRLQGTNTIAAAAHPGGSNTELMRNLPRLVQPLTALARPLFQGADMGALPTLRAATDPDVLGGQYFGPDGFAEQRGYATLVSSNRASHDADAQRRLWTVSEELTKVVFPV; encoded by the coding sequence ATGTCCAACTGGAATACCGCCGATATCCCCGACCAGACCGGCCGCACGGCGGTGATCACGGGCGCCAACACCGGCCTGGGATACGAGACCGCCGCGGCGCTCGCCGCCAAAGGCGCGCACGTCGTCCTGGCCGTACGCAATCTCGAGAAGGGCAAGGCCGCGGCGCGCCGCATCGAGCAGGCCACGGCGGGCGCCCGGGTCGAGATCCAGGAACTCGACTTGACCTCGCTGGCGTCCGTTCGCGCCGCGGCCGACGAACTCAAGTCCAAACACGACGGCATCGACCTGCTGATCAACAACGCAGGCGTGATGTTCACCCCGAAGACGACCACCAAGGACGGCTTCGAATTACAGTTCGGCACAAACCATCTGGGCCACTTCGCCTTCACCGGCCTGCTCCTCGACCGGGTGCTCGCGGTGCCGGGCTCCCGCGTGGTGACGGTCAGCAGCACTGGTCATCGCCTCATCGAGGCCATCCGCTTCGACGATCTGCAGTGGGAACGCTCCTACAACCGATTCCGCGCCTACGGGCAGTCCAAGCTGGCGAACCTGCTGTTCACCTACGAATTGCAGCGGCGACTGCAGGGCACCAACACGATCGCAGCAGCGGCGCATCCCGGCGGGTCGAACACCGAGCTGATGCGCAATCTGCCTCGGCTGGTGCAGCCGTTGACAGCACTGGCCCGTCCGCTCTTCCAAGGCGCGGATATGGGTGCGCTGCCCACGCTGCGGGCGGCAACCGATCCGGATGTGCTTGGCGGGCAGTACTTCGGCCCCGACGGATTCGCCGAACAGCGCGGGTACGCCACGCTCGTGTCATCCAATCGCGCCTCGCACGACGCGGACGCGCAGCGCCGGCTCTGGACCGTCTCCGAGGAACTGACGAAGGTCGTCTTCCCCGTCTAG
- a CDS encoding N-acyl-D-amino-acid deacylase family protein, whose product MAYDLIIRNGTIVDGLGGEPFVGDVAVSAGVIAAVGTVDGSGAREVDATGLLVTPGFVDLHTHYDGQAIWSDRMIPSSAHGVTTAVMGNCGVGFAPCRAEDHDVLVDVMAGVEDIPGVVMVDGLPWTWETFPEFMDALEARHRDIDVAAFLPHSPLRVYVMGQRGVDREPATDEDLSLMRKLAAEAVRAGALGFASSRLTLHKTIKGQPIPSYDVDYAEIEAIARGIDDAGGGLLQFVPDLMAGDYQASLGAVFDVAGAVGLPVTFTLAIGNAGPPIHLDALTMVEKANANGGDVTGQIFPRPIGLILGLDLSGNPFVMYPSYQEIAGLPLAERVAEMRKPEVRERIMNDTPSSDGHPLMFAAQAWDYMFPLGDPPNYEPAASDSIGARARARGVNPLEEAYDRLLDDDGHAMLLVTLANFRDNSLDTVAELIQRDDVVLGLGDGGAHYGMICDASFPTYLLTHWVRDRESGRLSITQVIKELTSVPARIGGLNDRGRLAVGYKADINIIDADALRLHRPTVKSDLPAGGRRLDQTADGYVMTMVSGEVISENGEPTAARPGKLIRGRQAAPLSG is encoded by the coding sequence ATGGCCTATGACCTGATCATTCGGAACGGCACCATCGTCGACGGCCTCGGCGGTGAACCATTCGTCGGCGACGTCGCGGTCTCTGCCGGTGTGATTGCGGCCGTCGGCACCGTCGACGGCTCCGGCGCCAGGGAAGTCGACGCGACCGGACTGCTGGTCACCCCGGGGTTCGTCGATCTGCACACGCACTACGACGGTCAGGCCATCTGGAGCGACCGCATGATCCCGTCGTCGGCGCACGGCGTGACGACCGCCGTCATGGGCAATTGCGGAGTGGGTTTCGCACCGTGCCGCGCCGAGGACCACGACGTGCTCGTGGACGTGATGGCCGGCGTCGAAGACATCCCCGGTGTCGTGATGGTCGACGGGTTGCCGTGGACCTGGGAGACCTTCCCCGAATTCATGGACGCGCTCGAGGCGCGACACAGGGACATCGACGTGGCCGCCTTCCTTCCGCACTCCCCGCTACGGGTGTACGTGATGGGGCAACGCGGTGTCGACCGCGAACCCGCGACCGACGAAGACCTCTCCCTGATGCGCAAACTCGCGGCCGAAGCGGTGCGGGCCGGAGCACTGGGCTTTGCGTCGTCCCGCCTGACCTTGCACAAAACCATCAAGGGTCAGCCGATTCCGAGCTATGACGTGGACTACGCGGAGATCGAGGCGATTGCGCGTGGCATCGACGACGCCGGCGGTGGACTGCTGCAGTTCGTGCCCGACCTGATGGCGGGTGACTACCAAGCCTCCCTTGGCGCGGTGTTCGACGTCGCGGGTGCAGTCGGTCTGCCGGTGACGTTCACGCTGGCGATCGGCAACGCGGGACCGCCGATCCATCTCGACGCGCTGACGATGGTGGAGAAGGCCAACGCGAACGGAGGAGACGTCACGGGTCAGATCTTCCCGCGCCCAATCGGTCTGATCCTCGGCTTGGACCTGTCGGGTAACCCCTTCGTGATGTATCCGTCCTACCAGGAGATCGCCGGGCTGCCACTCGCGGAACGCGTCGCCGAGATGCGTAAACCCGAAGTGCGCGAACGCATCATGAACGACACGCCGAGCAGCGACGGGCATCCCCTGATGTTCGCCGCGCAGGCGTGGGACTACATGTTCCCGCTCGGCGATCCACCGAATTACGAACCGGCTGCCTCGGATTCGATCGGCGCCCGGGCGCGGGCGCGCGGCGTGAATCCGTTGGAGGAGGCTTACGACCGTCTCCTCGACGACGACGGACACGCCATGCTGCTGGTGACCCTCGCCAATTTCCGCGATAACTCCTTGGACACCGTCGCCGAACTGATCCAGCGCGACGACGTCGTACTCGGCCTCGGCGACGGCGGTGCGCATTACGGAATGATCTGCGACGCAAGCTTTCCCACGTATCTACTGACGCACTGGGTGCGCGACCGTGAGTCTGGACGGCTGTCGATCACGCAGGTGATCAAAGAGCTCACGTCTGTGCCTGCCCGGATCGGCGGACTGAACGACCGCGGCCGCCTCGCCGTCGGGTACAAGGCTGACATCAACATCATCGACGCCGACGCGTTACGTCTGCACCGACCCACCGTCAAGTCCGACTTGCCCGCCGGTGGGCGACGTCTGGACCAAACGGCCGACGGCTACGTGATGACGATGGTGTCCGGCGAGGTCATCTCCGAGAACGGCGAACCCACTGCGGCCCGTCCCGGCAAGCTGATCCGTGGTCGCCAGGCCGCACCGCTCAGCGGGTGA
- the groL gene encoding chaperonin GroEL (60 kDa chaperone family; promotes refolding of misfolded polypeptides especially under stressful conditions; forms two stacked rings of heptamers to form a barrel-shaped 14mer; ends can be capped by GroES; misfolded proteins enter the barrel where they are refolded when GroES binds), with protein sequence MAKTIAYDEEARRGLERGLNSLADAVKVTLGPKGRNVVLEKKWGAPTITNDGVSIAKEIELEDPYEKIGAELVKEVAKKTDDVAGDGTTTATVLAQALVREGLRNVAAGANPLGLKRGIEKAVEKITETLLKSAKEVETKEQIAATAAISAGDVQIGELIAEAMDKVGNEGVITVEESNTFGLQLELTEGMRFDKGYISGYFVTDAERQEAVLEDPYILLVSSKVSTVKDLLPLLEKVIQSGKPLLIIAEDVEGEALSTLVVNKIRGTFKSVAVKAPGFGDRRKAMLQDIAILTGGQVISEEVGLSLETADVALLGQARKVVVTKDETTVIEGAGDSDAIAGRVAQIRAEIENSDSDYDREKLQERLAKLAGGVAVIKAGAATEVELKERKHRIEDAVRNAKAAVEEGIVAGGGVALLQSAPALDDLGLTGDEATGANIVRVALSAPLKQIAFNGGLEPGVVAEKVTNSPAGTGLNAATGEYEDLLKAGVADPVKVTRSALQNAASIAALFLTTEAVVADKPEKAAAPAGDPTGGMGGMDF encoded by the coding sequence ATGGCCAAGACAATTGCGTATGACGAAGAGGCCCGTCGTGGCCTCGAGCGGGGCCTGAACAGCCTCGCCGACGCCGTAAAGGTGACGTTGGGCCCCAAGGGTCGCAACGTCGTACTGGAGAAGAAGTGGGGCGCCCCCACGATCACCAACGATGGGGTTTCCATCGCCAAGGAGATCGAGCTGGAGGACCCGTACGAGAAGATCGGCGCTGAGCTGGTCAAAGAGGTCGCCAAGAAGACCGACGATGTCGCGGGCGACGGCACCACCACCGCCACCGTCCTGGCTCAGGCACTCGTTCGCGAGGGTCTGCGCAACGTGGCCGCAGGCGCCAACCCGCTCGGCCTGAAGCGCGGCATCGAGAAGGCCGTCGAGAAGATCACCGAGACGCTGCTGAAGTCGGCCAAGGAGGTCGAGACCAAGGAGCAGATCGCTGCCACCGCCGCCATCTCCGCCGGTGACGTCCAGATCGGTGAGCTGATCGCCGAGGCCATGGACAAGGTCGGCAACGAGGGTGTCATCACCGTCGAGGAGTCCAACACCTTCGGCCTGCAGCTGGAGCTCACCGAGGGCATGCGCTTCGACAAGGGCTACATCTCGGGTTACTTCGTCACCGACGCCGAGCGTCAGGAAGCGGTCCTCGAGGATCCCTACATCCTGCTCGTGTCGTCGAAGGTGTCGACGGTCAAGGATCTGCTGCCGCTGCTGGAGAAGGTCATCCAGTCCGGCAAGCCGCTGCTGATCATCGCCGAGGATGTCGAGGGCGAGGCCCTTTCCACCCTGGTGGTCAACAAGATCCGTGGCACCTTCAAGTCCGTCGCCGTCAAGGCCCCGGGCTTCGGCGACCGCCGCAAGGCCATGCTGCAGGACATCGCGATCCTCACCGGTGGCCAGGTCATCAGCGAGGAGGTCGGCCTCTCGCTGGAGACCGCTGACGTCGCGCTGCTCGGTCAGGCCCGCAAGGTCGTCGTGACCAAGGACGAGACCACGGTCATCGAGGGTGCCGGCGATTCCGACGCGATCGCGGGCCGCGTGGCCCAGATCCGCGCCGAGATCGAGAACAGCGACTCCGACTACGACCGCGAGAAGCTGCAGGAACGCCTGGCCAAGCTGGCCGGCGGTGTTGCGGTCATCAAGGCCGGCGCTGCCACCGAGGTGGAGCTCAAGGAGCGCAAGCACCGCATCGAGGACGCCGTTCGCAACGCGAAGGCCGCCGTCGAAGAGGGCATCGTCGCCGGTGGCGGCGTGGCGCTGCTGCAGTCGGCTCCGGCGCTCGACGACCTCGGTCTCACGGGCGACGAGGCCACTGGCGCCAACATCGTCCGCGTGGCGCTGTCGGCTCCGCTGAAGCAGATCGCCTTCAACGGTGGGCTCGAGCCCGGCGTTGTCGCCGAGAAGGTCACCAACTCGCCCGCCGGCACCGGCTTGAATGCCGCCACCGGCGAGTACGAGGACCTGCTCAAGGCCGGCGTGGCCGACCCGGTCAAGGTGACGCGTTCGGCGCTGCAGAACGCGGCGTCCATCGCGGCGCTGTTCCTGACCACCGAGGCCGTTGTCGCCGACAAGCCGGAGAAGGCGGCCGCACCTGCGGGCGACCCGACCGGTGGCATGGGCGGCATGGACTTCTAA